Proteins found in one Cheilinus undulatus linkage group 9, ASM1832078v1, whole genome shotgun sequence genomic segment:
- the tmem170a gene encoding transmembrane protein 170A: MQDRYSEIGFTQQILGLNLVPRKNGTHRGNDTSLGDFSEMWYGVFLWAAVSSLVFHLPAVLLSLATLRQHKMARFMPIAILLMSIVGPVCGGVLTSAAIAGVYKAAGKRMISLEALVFGVGQSFCVLVISFLRVLATL, from the exons ATGCAGGATAGGTATAGTGAGATAGGATTTACCCAGCAAATACTTGGTTTGAATTTAGTACCGAGAAAAAATGGTACCCACAGAGGCAACGACACATCTCTCGGCGACTTCTCAG AGATGTGGTACGGCGTGTTTCTGTGGGCGGCGGTCTCCTCTCTGGTCTTCCACCTTCCTGCAGTTCTGCTCTCTCTCGCCACACTGCGACAGCACAAGATGGCCCGGTTCATGCCCATCGCCATCCTTCTAATGAGCATAGTGGGACCAGTTTGTGGAGGAGTCCTTACCA GTGCAGCCATAGCAGGTGTGTACAAAGCAGCAGGGAAGAGGATGATCTCTCTGGAGGCTCTCGTTTTCGGTGTTGGACAGTCGTTTTGTGTCCTCGTCATCTCTTTCCTCAGGGTACTTGCCACCCTTTAG